The following proteins are encoded in a genomic region of Arachis stenosperma cultivar V10309 chromosome 4, arast.V10309.gnm1.PFL2, whole genome shotgun sequence:
- the LOC130976591 gene encoding nucleoside hydrolase 3-like isoform X1, producing the protein MYCKRNQMLFPMRFCVAAMLSMAVLGTLGASMNTVEASPGPRRILLDTDVDTDDFFALLYLLKLNRSQFHLEAVTINANAWTNAGHAVNQVYDLLYMMNRDDVAVGIGGEGGILPNGTILPNVGGYLPIIDQGMRTIGGCRYRQAIPVGLGGRLDIDANFGIRKAFLPQGRRKYTPLRQPTCQQVLIDKISQGPITLIVIGAHTNLAILFMTHPHLKKNVDHIYIMGGGVRSRNPTGCCPKNASSGCVARQCGDHGNLFTDYTSNPYAEFNIFGDPFAAYQVIHSGIPVTLVPLDATNTIPITREFFDEFEKSQDTYEAQYCFKSLKMARDTWFDDQFYTSYFMWDSFTSGVAASIMMSNSKGENEFAEMEYMNITVVTSNKPYGVYDGSNPLFDGLKVPKFNLKKGDVHSGHVQTGLRDPFCILKNGKGKCQDGYTAEENGRDSVRVLVATKAKSNRDVNSLLDREFFISFLNVLKQGENAGRFNFTTQFPYYREVTYMPDFANIRLGKPVVFDMDMSPGDFLALFYLLKVPVQLINLKGIIVSPTGWANAATIDVVYDILHMMGRDDIPVGLGDMFAKNQSDPTFSAVGSCNYAKAIPNGYGGFLDSDTLYGLARHLPRSPRRYTAENSVEFGAPRDTDHPELRQPLAMEIWDSILQETNPHSKITVLTNGPLTNLAKLVSISNISSRIQEVYVMGGHMSKNGSDKGNVFSIPSNEYAEFNMFLDPLAAKTVFESQVNITLIPLSVQQSATSFSTILSSFHCKQKTPEAVFSKRLLSRLNYLKQIHHRYQHMDTFLGEILGAVVLANGPSSIGANFEMKPIRVLAQGDESIDGITVVDEKHGKLVRILSHVDEKAYHSLYVKRLGDLNQSAKVASFEEQRRQWSHPHP; encoded by the exons ATGTATTGTAAGAGAAATCAAATGTTGTTTCCAATGAGGTTTTGTGTAGCTGCTATGTTATCAATGGCTGTGTTAGGAACACTTGGAGCTTCTATGAACACTGTTGAAGCAAGTCCAGGGCCAAGGAGGATTCTCTTGGACACAGATGTTGATACTGATGATTTCTTTGCTCTTCTCTACCTCTTGAAATTAAACAGATCACAGTTTCACTTAGAG GCAGTGACCATCAATGCAAATGCTTGGACTAATGCTGGCCATGCCGTGAACCAGGTTTATGATTTGCTTTACATGATGAACAGAGATGATGTAGCAGTTGGAATTGGAGGTGAAGGTGGAATTCTCCCAAATGGTACCATCCTTCCAAATGTTGGTGGCTATCTTCCAATTATTGATCAGGGAATGAGAACAATAGGAGGCTGCAGATACAGGCAAGCAATTCCTGTTGGTCTAGGAGGGAGATTAGATATTGATGCAAATTTTGGAATCCGGAAAGCTTTCCTTCCACAG GGCAGAAGGAAATACACTCCTTTAAGGCAACCAACTTGTCAACAAGTGCTTATTGACAAAATATCTCAAGGTCCTATAACTTTGATTGTGATTGGAGCACATACCAACTTGGCTATTCTTTTCATGACTCATCCACACCTCAAGAAAAATGTGGACCATATTTACATCATGGGTGGTGGTGTAAGGTCAAGAAATCCAACTGGTTGCTGCCCCAAGAATGCCTCCTCCGGCTGCGTGGCGCGTCAGTGTGGCGACCATGGCAATTTGTTCACAGACTATACTAGTAATCCTTATGCAGAGTTCAACATTTTTGGAGACCCTTTTGCAGCATATCAG gtGATTCATTCTGGTATCCCTGTGACCCTAGTTCCTCTTGATGCAACAAACACAATCCCTATCACTAGAGAATTCTTTGATGAATTTGAAAAGAGTCAAGACACTTATGAGGCACAATACTGCTTCAAGTCCTTGAAAATGGCTCGAGATACTTGGTTCGACGACCAATTCTACACG AGTTATTTCATGTGGGATTCATTCACATCTGGTGTGGCAGCCTCAATCATGATGAGTAACTCTAAAGGAGAAAATGAATTTGCTGAGATGGAATATATGAACATAACTGTAGTTACATCAAATAAACCTTATGGAGTATATGATGGATCAAACCCATTATTTGATGGCCTCAAAGTTCCTAAATTCAATCTAAAGAAAGGTGATGTGCATAGTGGTCATGTCCAAACAGGACTTAGAGATCCATTTTGCATTCTGAAGAATGGTAAAGGGAAATGTCAG GATGGTTATACAGCTGAGGAAAATGGTAGAGACTCAGTGAGGGTACTTGTGGCCACAAAAGCTAAGTCTAACCGAGATGTTAATAGTTTACTTGACAGAGAATTTTTCATAAGCTTCTTGAAT GTTCTAAAGCAAGGAGAAAATGCAGGGAGGTTCAATTTCACCACACAATTTCCTTACTACAGAGAAGTAACTTACATGCCAGATTTTGCAAATATAAGACTAGGGAAGCCTGTTGTGTTTGACATGGACATGAGTCCTGGAGATTTTCTTGCCCTATTTTACCTCCTTAAAGTTCCTGTTCAACTCATCAACCTTAAG GGAATAATAGTGAGCCCAACAGGGTGGGCTAATGCTGCAACAATAGATGTTGTGTATGACATACTGCACATGATGGGCCGTGATGATATCCCAGTTGGGCTTGGAGATATGTTTGCTAAGAACCAATCAGACCCAACATTCTCAGCTGTTGGATCATGTAACTATGCCAAGGCCATTCCCAATGGATATGGTGGATTCTTGGACTCTGATACTCTCTATGGCTTGGCCCGCCATCTTCCTCGAAGCCCAAGAAG GTATACGGCAGAAAACTCCGTAGAGTTTGGGGCTCCAAGGGATACAGATCACCCTGAACTTAGACAACCATTGGCCATGGAAATTTGGGATTCAATATTGCAAGAAACTAATCCACACTCCAAGATTACAGTATTGACCAATGGACCCCTCACTAATTTGGCAAAGCTTGTGTCAATCAGTAACATAAGCTCTAGAATTCAG GAGGTTTATGTAATGGGGGGACACATGAGCAAGAATGGTAGTGACAAAGGAAATGTCTTTTCCATCCCTTCAAACGAGTATGCAGAATTCAATATGTTTCTGGATCCTTTAGCAGCCAAGACAGTGTTTGAATCACAAGTTAATATCACACTCATTCCACTAAGTGTTCAACAAAGTGCAACTTCATTCTCAACTATTTTGTCTAGCTTCCATTGCAAACAGAAAACACCTGAAGCTGTGTTTTCCAAGCGCCTCCTTTCAAGGCTAAACTATTTGAAGCAAATCCACCACAGATATCAACATATG GACACATTCCTAGGAGAAATTCTAGGTGCAGTTGTGTTGGCTAATGGGCCTTCAAGTATTGGTGCAAACTTTGAGATGAAGCCCATTAGAGTTTTGGCCCAAGGTGATGAATCCATTGATGGCATAACAGTGGTGGATGAGAAACATGGAAAATTGGTGAGGATTCTAAGCCATGTGGATGAAAAAGCTTATCATTCTTTGTATGTAAAGAGGCTTGGTGATTTGAACCAATCAGCTAAGGTAGCAAGCTTTGAAGAACAGAGGAGACAATGGAGCCATCCACATCCTTGA
- the LOC130976591 gene encoding nucleoside hydrolase 3-like isoform X2, translated as MQILESGKLSFHRRKYTPLRQPTCQQVLIDKISQGPITLIVIGAHTNLAILFMTHPHLKKNVDHIYIMGGGVRSRNPTGCCPKNASSGCVARQCGDHGNLFTDYTSNPYAEFNIFGDPFAAYQVIHSGIPVTLVPLDATNTIPITREFFDEFEKSQDTYEAQYCFKSLKMARDTWFDDQFYTSYFMWDSFTSGVAASIMMSNSKGENEFAEMEYMNITVVTSNKPYGVYDGSNPLFDGLKVPKFNLKKGDVHSGHVQTGLRDPFCILKNGKGKCQDGYTAEENGRDSVRVLVATKAKSNRDVNSLLDREFFISFLNVLKQGENAGRFNFTTQFPYYREVTYMPDFANIRLGKPVVFDMDMSPGDFLALFYLLKVPVQLINLKGIIVSPTGWANAATIDVVYDILHMMGRDDIPVGLGDMFAKNQSDPTFSAVGSCNYAKAIPNGYGGFLDSDTLYGLARHLPRSPRRYTAENSVEFGAPRDTDHPELRQPLAMEIWDSILQETNPHSKITVLTNGPLTNLAKLVSISNISSRIQEVYVMGGHMSKNGSDKGNVFSIPSNEYAEFNMFLDPLAAKTVFESQVNITLIPLSVQQSATSFSTILSSFHCKQKTPEAVFSKRLLSRLNYLKQIHHRYQHMDTFLGEILGAVVLANGPSSIGANFEMKPIRVLAQGDESIDGITVVDEKHGKLVRILSHVDEKAYHSLYVKRLGDLNQSAKVASFEEQRRQWSHPHP; from the exons ATGCAAATTTTGGAATCCGGAAAGCTTTCCTTCCACAG AAGGAAATACACTCCTTTAAGGCAACCAACTTGTCAACAAGTGCTTATTGACAAAATATCTCAAGGTCCTATAACTTTGATTGTGATTGGAGCACATACCAACTTGGCTATTCTTTTCATGACTCATCCACACCTCAAGAAAAATGTGGACCATATTTACATCATGGGTGGTGGTGTAAGGTCAAGAAATCCAACTGGTTGCTGCCCCAAGAATGCCTCCTCCGGCTGCGTGGCGCGTCAGTGTGGCGACCATGGCAATTTGTTCACAGACTATACTAGTAATCCTTATGCAGAGTTCAACATTTTTGGAGACCCTTTTGCAGCATATCAG gtGATTCATTCTGGTATCCCTGTGACCCTAGTTCCTCTTGATGCAACAAACACAATCCCTATCACTAGAGAATTCTTTGATGAATTTGAAAAGAGTCAAGACACTTATGAGGCACAATACTGCTTCAAGTCCTTGAAAATGGCTCGAGATACTTGGTTCGACGACCAATTCTACACG AGTTATTTCATGTGGGATTCATTCACATCTGGTGTGGCAGCCTCAATCATGATGAGTAACTCTAAAGGAGAAAATGAATTTGCTGAGATGGAATATATGAACATAACTGTAGTTACATCAAATAAACCTTATGGAGTATATGATGGATCAAACCCATTATTTGATGGCCTCAAAGTTCCTAAATTCAATCTAAAGAAAGGTGATGTGCATAGTGGTCATGTCCAAACAGGACTTAGAGATCCATTTTGCATTCTGAAGAATGGTAAAGGGAAATGTCAG GATGGTTATACAGCTGAGGAAAATGGTAGAGACTCAGTGAGGGTACTTGTGGCCACAAAAGCTAAGTCTAACCGAGATGTTAATAGTTTACTTGACAGAGAATTTTTCATAAGCTTCTTGAAT GTTCTAAAGCAAGGAGAAAATGCAGGGAGGTTCAATTTCACCACACAATTTCCTTACTACAGAGAAGTAACTTACATGCCAGATTTTGCAAATATAAGACTAGGGAAGCCTGTTGTGTTTGACATGGACATGAGTCCTGGAGATTTTCTTGCCCTATTTTACCTCCTTAAAGTTCCTGTTCAACTCATCAACCTTAAG GGAATAATAGTGAGCCCAACAGGGTGGGCTAATGCTGCAACAATAGATGTTGTGTATGACATACTGCACATGATGGGCCGTGATGATATCCCAGTTGGGCTTGGAGATATGTTTGCTAAGAACCAATCAGACCCAACATTCTCAGCTGTTGGATCATGTAACTATGCCAAGGCCATTCCCAATGGATATGGTGGATTCTTGGACTCTGATACTCTCTATGGCTTGGCCCGCCATCTTCCTCGAAGCCCAAGAAG GTATACGGCAGAAAACTCCGTAGAGTTTGGGGCTCCAAGGGATACAGATCACCCTGAACTTAGACAACCATTGGCCATGGAAATTTGGGATTCAATATTGCAAGAAACTAATCCACACTCCAAGATTACAGTATTGACCAATGGACCCCTCACTAATTTGGCAAAGCTTGTGTCAATCAGTAACATAAGCTCTAGAATTCAG GAGGTTTATGTAATGGGGGGACACATGAGCAAGAATGGTAGTGACAAAGGAAATGTCTTTTCCATCCCTTCAAACGAGTATGCAGAATTCAATATGTTTCTGGATCCTTTAGCAGCCAAGACAGTGTTTGAATCACAAGTTAATATCACACTCATTCCACTAAGTGTTCAACAAAGTGCAACTTCATTCTCAACTATTTTGTCTAGCTTCCATTGCAAACAGAAAACACCTGAAGCTGTGTTTTCCAAGCGCCTCCTTTCAAGGCTAAACTATTTGAAGCAAATCCACCACAGATATCAACATATG GACACATTCCTAGGAGAAATTCTAGGTGCAGTTGTGTTGGCTAATGGGCCTTCAAGTATTGGTGCAAACTTTGAGATGAAGCCCATTAGAGTTTTGGCCCAAGGTGATGAATCCATTGATGGCATAACAGTGGTGGATGAGAAACATGGAAAATTGGTGAGGATTCTAAGCCATGTGGATGAAAAAGCTTATCATTCTTTGTATGTAAAGAGGCTTGGTGATTTGAACCAATCAGCTAAGGTAGCAAGCTTTGAAGAACAGAGGAGACAATGGAGCCATCCACATCCTTGA